CTCTTCAGCTTCATCTGAATAGCGCTGCTCTTTGTTTTTAAGGTGCAAGAATTCCTTTTCCATTGCGCCTTCCCTTCTATCCAGCTCTTTTTCCTTGTCCTTAAGCATTTCCTTTGTCACAACAGACTGCAGCATTATCTGATCCAGTTTTCTCTGCTCTTCATTAATCTTCTTGCTCAGCTTTTCATGCATATCTTCCAATGAAGGCAGGTCTGCTTTTAGTTCTTTAATGCGTCCAGCCTTTTCCCTGTCTCTTCTTGATTGCTCTTTTTCTTTTGCAAGCATCAATCTGTCATATTCGAGCTTTTTCTGCAGCTTATCCATATATGCCAGTTTTTTATTCACTTCAAATTCCTTCTTATCTATTGTCTGCCTCTCTGAAGTTATCTTCCCAACTGTGGCTATGATTTCAGAATCCTTTTTCTCAAGATTTGCTATATCCTCTTCAATCTTATTGACTTGCGCTGAGAAATCTGCAACACCCATAAATTGCGTGACAGCATCCAGTTTTTTCTCCTTCTCCATCCATGCGCCTGCCAACTGCTTCAATCTTTCTTTCTGCTCAGTTAAAAGGACTTGAAGCTGATCCTTGCTTTTCGCTATCTGCCCCTGGAATTGCTTCAATATTAATGCTTTCTTTGCATTTATTTTTTCAAGCTCTGCTAATTCTCTCCTTCTTTCATCGTTTTCCTTTCTTGATGCAAGTATTGATTTTTCAAAATCGCTGCTTCTTTGATTGAAAAGATGCTCCTGCTTTGATATTTCATCTTCTTTCTTTTTTAATGATTTTTCCAATTCGTCAAGCTTTGCATACTTCCTCTTATCACCGGATATTTGTTTCTTCTCAAATGTTAGCCTCTCTTCTTTGCCTAAAAGCTCGTTCTCTCTTTCTTTTATCTCATTTTCAATCTGCTTCAGAATATTCCTTCTTTCCCTCAGCTCATTATCATGCACGCGCCTTAAAGTTTCCAAGTAATCCAGATCGCGCTTATAGGCGTCTTCCCTTTCTTTCAGCTCTTTTTCCTTCTTATCCAAAGCTTTCTTTTTAACATCTATTGGCTTTTCAAGCAGGGCTGTTATTGCTGACCTTTCCCCTTCCCTGAGCTTTTTTTCCTCTTCTTCAAATTTCGGCAGCTGCAATTTCTTGGAGGGCTGTTTTAACTCCTTCAGCTTAGGCAGCTCAGCCTTTTTCGGGGCTTCCTTTAATTTCATGGAAAAAGGCGATGAATCTGGCGGTGGAGGCGGCGGTGGCATATCTATGTCTTTCATTGCTTCTGCCTCTTTTTTCCTTTTAAGTAGAGAATCTAATATCCCCATCATTGGGATAGGGAAATGCTTTATTTAAATACTTTTGTTGTATCTCTGGAAAGGTAAAAAACAAAAGATTTATAAGTATTATTTTACTTAGACAAATAAAATGGAGCAAAATACAACAAGTAACATGGAAGAGAGGGAAAAAGAAATTAAAAACCACCATAGGACCTTAAGTGATAAAATCCTATCAGGAAGTAAACGGCTTTTCTTTGCAGGAGTTTTGGTAGGTCTCTTAAGTGGGGTTGGTTCGCTAATAAAAATAGCGTCCGTTACAGATAGGTATGAAAATGCTACGCCTATTGTTAGAACATACAATCAAGCACAACAATTATTAAGCTCCCTTAATGGGGTGAATCTTGAATTAAGCCACATCGTAGAATATGTAGTTCCTGAAACAATTCAAAAAAATCTGGATGAAGTTTTGGGGCAGCAGTGGACGGCTAGCCGACGTTTGGATGATGTCATCATGAAAGTTGAACAGAAGCTGGCAGAAATGAAGAACATTGAGGCAGTTGATGCATACCAAAAAAGAATTGATCGTATATATCATTATGGAACGAGGGGCGGAAATGTCGCTCTTGCGCTTATTGCACTCTCAATTCTATTTCCGTGTTGTTATTCTGCAACAAATATAAAAAAAGATGCAGAAATTTCAGTTTTGGCCAATCCTTAAAAAGCGAAACAAAAAGATTTATAAATGACTTGCTTATTTTGTATAATCATGATGGCTGAAAAATTATTATGCGGGACATGCAAGAGAAGAATTGCAAACAAAGAAGGCTCTGTTATCATCAAATGCCCCAGCTGCGGCAAAGGCGACATAGTGAGATGCTACCATTGCAGGGAGATCTCAGCAAAATACAAGTGCGACCAATGCGGTTTTGAAGGGCCAAATTAAAATGGCAGTTGTCTATGTAACTATCAAAATAATGCCTGAAAGCCCTGATTCTGATTTAAGCAAAATAGAGGAATCTGCGAAAGAGCTTATTGTAAAATTCGGCGGCAATATTGCCCAAGCAGAGCATGAGCCTGTTGCTTTCGGGCTGAAGGCCGTGAAGATAATATTCTCCATGGATGAAAAGAAAGGCAGCACAGACCCGCTTGAAGACCTGTTAAGGAATGTTGATGAGGTTGAAAGCGTGGAAGTTGTAGATGTGAGAAGAGGAATTGGATGATTATTTCAAAATTTTAATTAATTCATTTAATATCATGTCTGATTTTATCCCTTCCGGATCGAAATGCGTCTCTGACGCCTTGTAGCCGATCTTTTTTATCTTTTCAATTATGACCTGCTTTTTAGGGATTGTTTTCAAGCGATTTCTTTCAGCTATTTTGGACATATTGTAAAATCCGATTGTATTTATTTTTGACTCATCTTTGATGATTCTTAACAGACTGTAGCTTTCTTCCCTGCTGTTTTTGGACATATTATCAACTAATTTTTCATCCCATAATGGCCCAATCCATAATGGACCGGCATTTTCAAACATCCCGTGCTGCCTTATGATTTCATCAACCTCTTTTGTTCCCTTCTCACACCTTAAAAAAACCCTGAAGTAATGGTCTTTGTAATAAGAAAAAATCGGAGTCAGCGCCTTGTCATACTGCATGGCTATTAGCTGTATTTTTCTGATCAATATCCTCAATCCGATTTCATGCATCAGCTCGTTTCTTAACGGAACTGCCCAGTACTTTCTTTGGCATGCTTCCGGATAAGTGCCGCATAACGGAGCTGTGTCTGTTGCTGTAACTGCCAATATGCCTTCTCTTGAAAGCCTTTTTGCAGCAGAATCAAGGAAAGGATTTGGCGTTCCGAATGGGTCAATATCAATATAATCAAATCCAGATGAATTCAAAATAAACAGGTTTGCGTCTTCATTAGTTATTTTTATTTTTTTATTCTTGATCTTATTTAATTTTAAATTGTTTTTAAAATGCCTTATAAAATCCTTCGAATAATCATTCACAGATATTTCTTTTATTTTATCTTCATTTAACTCCGATAAAAATCTTAGTGACCTTATACCGGAGCCAGCCAATGGATCTGCTATTTGGAAATTGGCTTTGTCTATTGTGTTTAACAGCAAAACTGAGATGTCCCTGTTCAGCTTCATCACTGGATTATAGAAGACTGGCATTTGTTTGGAGATCTTTTCAGCTTCTTTAATGTATATTTTTGCTCTTCCTTCCTGGATTGTTTGGTTCATAATGAACGTAGAATGTGAGCCAATATTAAAACCTTTTTATAGACAAAACAACAAACTTTAAAAGAACCCTTTTATTCCTTATTCTTATGGCGCAGATCAGAAGCCTCATTTGCACAATAGTGGGGCATGTGGATCATGGAAAGACCTCAATTTTAGACAGAATTAGAGGCACTGCTGTTGCAAAAGGAGAGGCTGGCGGAATAACCCAAGCAATAGGAGCTTCAATTATTCCGATTGAGGTGATCAAAAAGATATGCGGCAATTTACTTGCATCATTGAAGCTAAAGATAACTATTCCCGGCTTATTGTTTATTGACACTCCTGGCCATGCTGCTTTCACAAACTTAAGGAAAAGAGGCGGAAATCTTGCAGATATCGCTATTGTTGTTATTGACATCAATGAGGGCTTTAAGCCGCAGACTATTGAGGCAATTGAGATCCTAAGGCAGTACAAGACGCCATTCATCATAGCTGCGAACAAGATTGATGTTATTGGCGGCTGGGCTTCTGACACTAGTGCAACTATTGTTTCCAACATTTCAAAGCAAAGCGAAAAAGTAAGGGAAGAGTTTGACAAAAAGCTTTATGCAATTGTTTCAAAGATTTATGAAAAATTCAGCCTGAATGCAGAAAGATTTGACAGGGTTGAAGACTATACAAAGCAGATTGCCATTATCCCGACATCTGCAGTAAGCGGAGAGGGAATTCCTGAATTGCTGATGGTTCTAACAGGATTGGCGCAGAAATTCTTAGAGGAAAATTTAAAGTTTGATGCTTCCGGAGATGCAAAAGGAACAGTTTTAGAAGTCAAGGAAGAAACCGGGTTGGGGAAAACAGTTGATGCAATAATCTATGACGGGCATTTAAACATAGGTGATACAATTGTAATCGGGGGCTTGGAAAAGCCAATCATAGCCAAAGTCAAGGCATTGCTGCAGCCAATGCCTCTTGCTGAAATGAGGGACAAAAAAACAAAGTTTCTTGCTGTAAAGGAAGTTTTTGCTGCAACCGGCGTTAAAATCTCTGCCCCCGATATTGAAGACGTTGTTGCCGGAATGCCCCTGAGAAGCGCAGGAAAGGAGCTTGAAAAAGCAAAAGAGGAAGTTCAGAAAGAAGTCGAGGAAGTGATGCTTGAAACATCAAAAGAAGGGGTTGTCATAAAAGCTGACAGCCTTGGCAGTTTGGAAGCTCTAAATAAAATGCTTGTTGAAAAAGGCATAAAAGTCCAAAAAGCCTCAATTGGCAATATAAACAAAAAAGACATCGGAGATGCAGAGTCAATGTTTGAGAAGGATCCTCTGCAGGCAGTTATTCTCGGCTTCAATGTTGAAAAAGAATCCGGCATTAAAAGCGAGAAAGCCAAAATAATTATGGGCAATATAATTTACAGGCTGATAGAAGAGCTTGAGAACTGGCAGGCAGAAGAAAAAAAGAAAGAGGAAACAAGGGAATTGGATCTATTAGTAAGGCCGTGCAAAATACAGGTTTTAACTGGTTATGTGTTCAGGCAGAGCCATCCTGCAATTGTCGGAGTGGAAATCTTAGTTGGCAAAGCAAAGGTTGACATGCCAATTATGAAAGCAGACGGAAAAGAGCTTTCAAAGATAAGAAGCATGCAGGTAGAGCAGGAAAACGTAACAGCAGCTGAAAAAGGAAAGCAGATTGCAATGGCATTCGATAATGTTACAGTCGGAAGGCAGCTGTTTGAAGGCGATGTTCTTTATTCCTCGATCCCGGAAGGCAATTTCAGGAAATTAAAGACACTGACAAGGCTTCTTATGCAGGATGAGCTTAAGGTGATGAAAGAGATCGCAGAGATCAAAAGAAAAGAAGATTCAATGTGGGGGATTTAATGATACCTTGCCTCAAACGGCAGCTCTGACTTTACTTTCTGCCTGATCTCGATCTCTGAGAGATGGGGATACTGCACATGCTTCACTTCGTGAAACTTGACTTCTTCAAAATCTGAGCCGTACAATGTTTCAAGGATCTCTATCACATTCAATCCGGGAAACGCCCTTCCCAAAACGCCAAATCCAAGGTGAGCCTGCGGCGCCCTTCTTATTGTTACACCTGACGGAATAAATGTGTAATGAGCCTCTGCAGGCTTTATGATCTTCGGAGAATAATAATAAATGGCTTTCGGCTTGTTTTTGTTTTTCTCTTTCTCCGCAATGTAAGAATATTCTATATTTTTGGTTTTAAACGGCTTTGTTTTAGGGATTTTAAGTTTTATTGCATTGATTCTTTCAGACTGTTTTTCTTCATTTTCTTTTTTACTTATTTCAATTTTTTTATCTGTTTCACTTTTATCAACATAATGCATCAGAATTCTATCTACATCAGTGTTCTGTATTTTTTCTATTGCTGTTTGGATCTCTAATAAAGGGTCCATAATAAGAGGAATTTTTTATAAGTATTTAATATTTCTTGTTTTACCCGACACAAACCTTGAAGAACGCATCAAACAGTTTCATGTCTGTTGAAACAGAAAAGAACCTTGCCCTTACATCATTGCATGCCTGCTCGATCTTTGCATTATGCTCGCCTAACTGCCCCTGGTATCTTTTCCTGAGATAGGGGCTTATATAAGTCTGCATAAGCTGCCCTGTTTCAGAATCCTTTAATTTGTAATCACCTTCCAGATTCAGGTCAACTTCAACCGGGTCAAGCACCTGTATCAGCTTTATTTCATGATGCTTCAGCCTGTAAAGGGTGTTTTTAATCTCCTCAGGATTATACAGGAAATCAGAGATTATCACAACAAGCGATTTTGATGTTATTAATTTTTTATATTTTGCAAGCGACTCTTCGAATTTCGAAAGCCCTTTCGGATCTTTCTCGGACAAGTAACTGAATATTGTAGCAAGCTGCCTTCTTCCCTTCCTGGGCCTGAATAACTCTAATTTATCAGAAAAAGTTGAAAGAACAAATTTTTCATTATTCTTCATTGCCAGATATGCAAAGCCCATGCCCAGCATTGAGGCATATTCTGCTTTCTTAACCTGCTTCCCGAATTTCATGCTTGAGCTGAAGTCAAGCACAATGTGGATAACAAGATTGCGCTCTTCTTCATATCTCTTCACAAATAATTTATTGGTGCGGGCATAAACTCTCCAGTCAATTGTCCTAATATCCTCGCCAGGAGCATACATTGTGAAATCCTTGAAAACAAGCCCTTTGCCCCTGAACGGGGTTTTTCTCTCTCCGGAAAATGAAGAGGTTATCCTTTTATTTACAATTATGCTGAAACGGTCCAGCTGCTTAAGAAATTCGAGGTCAATCATTTGACTAGCTTCTTGATTACATCATCTTCTGACAGGTTCTGGCGCTCTGCATCAAAACTGAGTATTATCCTGTGCCTTAAGACCGGGTACATCATTGCAGCAACGTCATCCTTGCTGACATATTTCCTTCCCTCTACAAGAGCGCGGGCTTTGGCAGCAAGAACCAGGCCGATGGATGCGCGGGGAGATGCGCCGTACTCTATAAGATCTTTTTTCTTCCTGCTTTCGGCCACAATATCCACTATGTGTTTTTTAATATCATTTGCAATAGGCACCTGCCTCGTTATATTTTGAAGCTCCAAAAGCATTTTTTTCGAGATAACCGGCTTAAGCTCCCTATCTCGCATTACTTCCGTATATTTGTTGATTATTTCAAGCTCTTCGTCATAAGTCGGATAATTCACTTTTATTTTAAGTAGGAAACGGTCGCTCTGCGCTTCTGGCAAAGGGTATGTATTGTGGTTTATTCCGCAGCCGCCAAAGCCGGCAACATAGTTTTGCAATGCAGGCACTGTCAGCCCAAAAGCCATACCCTCAGAAGCCGAGTATTCTATTGATTTTACTTTATCATAATATACGTCTTCGCTCAATAATGTTTCACAGTAATTTAACAAAGTTTCTGCTTCTTTTAAAACAGCAGAATGTTGTTCTATTAAAAATTCCTTGATCTGCACAGTCTTTGCTGAAATGCCATCGCTGTATAAGTTCCACACATGGTCTTTTGATATGCTCAAATTTTCTGAAATTTCAGTTATAGGCGTACCAATTCCTGCTGCAAATCTGCGCGGGTTGCTCTCCAAGAGACAGGAAAAGTCAGCAGATTTTCTAATATTGATTTCGTTTTTAATATCAGTTACAAATCCTTTTAAAGAATCAACCGACATGACGATTTCGCCTTCTTTAATTCCTTTATAACTGCCGTACCACTGCCTTGATGTGATGCTTTTACGGCCTTTTAATGTATGGAAACTATTCAGCCCAAGCAATTCCACTAGCCTTAAGATGGATTTTCTGTCAACAGGCACAACCCTGAAACTGGATTTAGCGGTCCTGTCTAAAGCCATATTCTTAATTTTGTCATCAGAAACCCAGCCTATATTTTTGATAAAGTTTATGAAGTCTCTGCCTTGAATCTTTAATCTGAAGACCCGCCCATCATGTCTTATCCATGACATCATCCCTTCACGCAAGAGCATGTAGGATATTATGCTGACATTCTTTGCACTTTTTTGTGTAAAAACAATTCTGTTATCCCTAAGCGAAGATTCCAGCGAAATGAATGTTTTTAAAAATTCGCGGTTCATCTCAGCTGGAAGGCTTAAGAACCACGAAGGAATTTCTTTGTCTTTGCCGCCACTTATTCCAAAACGGATTTTCAAATATTCGACAAGCGGCTTTGAATAAATTCTTGCATATCTGCAGCCTCTGTTTGTCGAAACAGAAGGGTTGAATCCGTATTTTTTGGATACTGCAATAAACTTATCGAGAGCTTCTGGATAATTCTTTTGCACTGCTTCAACACATTTTTCTCCAATTGAGCCGTCTGACAACAGGAAAGCTGACCAGAATGCGAAATCTTCGTCAAAAATAATTTCTTTTAGTATTGGCTTTTGCGTCATTAAGGAAATTGCCTCATCATGCGATATTGTCTTTTGAGGCTCAATTGCAGGCAATTTAGCAGGATTTACTAAATAATCCTGTTTTGTCAAGTCCTCTGCTTTTTTCCAGGCGATAATGCCGTTTTCATTTACCAAGAATGGGTGATTTTTTGTAACGCTTAGCT
The DNA window shown above is from Candidatus Woesearchaeota archaeon and carries:
- a CDS encoding RNA-binding protein; this translates as MAEKLLCGTCKRRIANKEGSVIIKCPSCGKGDIVRCYHCREISAKYKCDQCGFEGPN
- a CDS encoding elongation factor 1-beta is translated as MAVVYVTIKIMPESPDSDLSKIEESAKELIVKFGGNIAQAEHEPVAFGLKAVKIIFSMDEKKGSTDPLEDLLRNVDEVESVEVVDVRRGIG
- a CDS encoding tRNA (guanine(10)-N(2))-dimethyltransferase; the encoded protein is MNQTIQEGRAKIYIKEAEKISKQMPVFYNPVMKLNRDISVLLLNTIDKANFQIADPLAGSGIRSLRFLSELNEDKIKEISVNDYSKDFIRHFKNNLKLNKIKNKKIKITNEDANLFILNSSGFDYIDIDPFGTPNPFLDSAAKRLSREGILAVTATDTAPLCGTYPEACQRKYWAVPLRNELMHEIGLRILIRKIQLIAMQYDKALTPIFSYYKDHYFRVFLRCEKGTKEVDEIIRQHGMFENAGPLWIGPLWDEKLVDNMSKNSREESYSLLRIIKDESKINTIGFYNMSKIAERNRLKTIPKKQVIIEKIKKIGYKASETHFDPEGIKSDMILNELIKILK
- the infB gene encoding translation initiation factor IF-2 translates to MAQIRSLICTIVGHVDHGKTSILDRIRGTAVAKGEAGGITQAIGASIIPIEVIKKICGNLLASLKLKITIPGLLFIDTPGHAAFTNLRKRGGNLADIAIVVIDINEGFKPQTIEAIEILRQYKTPFIIAANKIDVIGGWASDTSATIVSNISKQSEKVREEFDKKLYAIVSKIYEKFSLNAERFDRVEDYTKQIAIIPTSAVSGEGIPELLMVLTGLAQKFLEENLKFDASGDAKGTVLEVKEETGLGKTVDAIIYDGHLNIGDTIVIGGLEKPIIAKVKALLQPMPLAEMRDKKTKFLAVKEVFAATGVKISAPDIEDVVAGMPLRSAGKELEKAKEEVQKEVEEVMLETSKEGVVIKADSLGSLEALNKMLVEKGIKVQKASIGNINKKDIGDAESMFEKDPLQAVILGFNVEKESGIKSEKAKIIMGNIIYRLIEELENWQAEEKKKEETRELDLLVRPCKIQVLTGYVFRQSHPAIVGVEILVGKAKVDMPIMKADGKELSKIRSMQVEQENVTAAEKGKQIAMAFDNVTVGRQLFEGDVLYSSIPEGNFRKLKTLTRLLMQDELKVMKEIAEIKRKEDSMWGI
- a CDS encoding DUF58 domain-containing protein, with product MIDLEFLKQLDRFSIIVNKRITSSFSGERKTPFRGKGLVFKDFTMYAPGEDIRTIDWRVYARTNKLFVKRYEEERNLVIHIVLDFSSSMKFGKQVKKAEYASMLGMGFAYLAMKNNEKFVLSTFSDKLELFRPRKGRRQLATIFSYLSEKDPKGLSKFEESLAKYKKLITSKSLVVIISDFLYNPEEIKNTLYRLKHHEIKLIQVLDPVEVDLNLEGDYKLKDSETGQLMQTYISPYLRKRYQGQLGEHNAKIEQACNDVRARFFSVSTDMKLFDAFFKVCVG
- a CDS encoding MoxR family ATPase, whose translation is MAFGLTVPALQNYVAGFGGCGINHNTYPLPEAQSDRFLLKIKVNYPTYDEELEIINKYTEVMRDRELKPVISKKMLLELQNITRQVPIANDIKKHIVDIVAESRKKKDLIEYGASPRASIGLVLAAKARALVEGRKYVSKDDVAAMMYPVLRHRIILSFDAERQNLSEDDVIKKLVK